A window from Opitutia bacterium ISCC 52 encodes these proteins:
- a CDS encoding DUF3472 domain-containing protein, translated as MKASTILISLTLFLSFCLNAQGQHLKAAYAVAHHDVKNITAFYREVEVVDLPQGTYSAISFTGGYVGLAMRNPHINFSIWDTKVKGKIIGQAKMIKSSKMGTPDNHRFGHEGSGYHTELDFKWKPGVRYKVYVEVEHLNENTRYSAYFGEVAKEWHFIATIERPGIHYLRGPGGFLEHVGKKLADQRRATTYYGAWVSDGERWEPVTKIKYNFKDPTTANAIFKDNGVTLQIGQGIRSQYEKNHIFEIEALDRPEFPN; from the coding sequence ATGAAAGCTTCAACGATCCTCATTTCGCTCACCCTATTTCTTAGTTTTTGTTTAAACGCTCAAGGCCAGCACCTCAAGGCGGCCTATGCGGTAGCTCATCACGATGTGAAGAACATCACGGCCTTTTATCGTGAAGTGGAAGTGGTCGATCTGCCACAAGGGACCTACTCGGCTATTTCGTTCACCGGTGGCTATGTTGGTCTGGCGATGAGAAACCCCCATATCAATTTCTCGATCTGGGATACCAAAGTAAAAGGTAAGATCATCGGTCAGGCGAAAATGATCAAGTCGTCCAAGATGGGAACCCCGGACAACCATCGATTTGGCCATGAAGGATCAGGTTATCACACCGAGCTGGATTTTAAGTGGAAACCCGGTGTGCGCTACAAGGTGTATGTGGAGGTAGAACACTTGAATGAGAACACGCGTTACTCAGCCTACTTTGGTGAGGTGGCAAAAGAGTGGCATTTCATCGCGACCATTGAGCGGCCAGGTATTCACTATCTGAGAGGACCGGGAGGTTTCCTGGAGCATGTAGGCAAGAAGCTGGCGGATCAAAGACGAGCGACCACTTACTACGGAGCCTGGGTATCGGATGGAGAGCGATGGGAGCCAGTCACCAAGATCAAATATAATTTCAAAGATCCCACAACAGCGAACGCCATATTCAAGGATAACGGAGTCACACTCCAAATCGGTCAAGGGATCCGATCACAGTACGAAAAAAACCACATCTTCGAAATCGAAGCTCTGGATCGACCGGAGTTCCCAAACTAA
- a CDS encoding sodium:solute symporter family protein: protein MPAESTFNKELFLIIFGFYMLGMVILGWWVSRKQKTGDDFLLGGRKVPFFLVLGTTIATMVGTGSSMGAVGKAYVQGWAGALFALGGAFGLFFLAKFFADVRKYKFMTLSEEMSFYYGGNRLIKGIVGVAIFFASVGWLGTHILGGSLYLNWVAGIDMTWSKIIVASGFTIYVIIGGYTAVVWTDTIQAVILFFGFILMGFLCLGQLDAFNNSEALFSPKYFTFLEPGTILASLTVVASIFISTATVPSFRQRIYSSVDKETVQKSYYLSALMYLLFAIIPVIVGITAFNLIPDIANPDQAFPELVTKILPAGIGIIVLLAGLSAVISSASSDAIAGTSILLRDVFILLTGKMPPKEKAILYSRYGAMITSVFAVAFSMLSNNIFDYIKDMVGIVMSGMFVCAVFGKFWKRSTWQGGVAALVTGSCTALILMFIPDWKAMFGGVTLPSVAVSSICCVVVSLMTPASTVTDEEALASLEKEREVFSS from the coding sequence ATGCCTGCTGAATCTACGTTTAATAAAGAACTCTTTCTTATCATCTTCGGTTTCTACATGCTCGGCATGGTCATACTGGGGTGGTGGGTATCGAGAAAGCAGAAGACGGGAGATGACTTTTTACTCGGTGGTCGGAAGGTGCCATTCTTCCTGGTGCTGGGAACGACAATAGCGACGATGGTGGGTACGGGGTCGAGTATGGGCGCTGTGGGCAAGGCCTACGTTCAAGGCTGGGCCGGTGCATTGTTCGCGCTGGGTGGAGCCTTTGGACTGTTCTTTCTGGCGAAGTTTTTTGCCGATGTGCGGAAGTACAAGTTCATGACCTTGTCCGAGGAGATGTCATTCTACTATGGTGGCAATAGGCTCATCAAAGGGATCGTTGGAGTAGCCATATTCTTTGCCTCGGTGGGTTGGCTGGGAACACATATCCTTGGCGGTAGCCTTTATCTGAACTGGGTAGCCGGCATCGATATGACCTGGTCGAAGATAATCGTTGCATCCGGGTTCACCATCTACGTGATCATCGGAGGTTATACAGCCGTTGTATGGACGGATACGATACAGGCCGTGATTCTATTCTTTGGATTTATCCTGATGGGATTTCTTTGCCTGGGTCAACTGGACGCTTTCAACAATTCGGAGGCCTTATTCAGCCCTAAATATTTTACTTTCCTAGAACCTGGAACGATTCTCGCTTCGCTTACGGTGGTCGCCAGTATCTTTATCAGTACGGCGACGGTCCCCTCATTCAGGCAACGGATATACTCGTCAGTCGATAAGGAAACGGTGCAGAAAAGCTACTATCTCTCGGCACTGATGTATCTGCTCTTTGCCATCATTCCGGTCATCGTCGGTATTACGGCTTTCAATCTCATTCCCGATATCGCCAATCCCGATCAAGCCTTTCCGGAACTCGTGACCAAGATCCTTCCGGCAGGTATCGGTATCATTGTTTTATTGGCTGGATTGAGCGCCGTGATTTCTTCTGCCAGCTCGGATGCGATTGCTGGAACATCCATCTTATTGCGTGACGTCTTTATTCTTCTAACGGGCAAGATGCCCCCAAAGGAAAAAGCGATTCTCTACTCTCGTTATGGGGCCATGATCACCTCGGTTTTTGCAGTAGCGTTCTCGATGTTGTCGAACAACATTTTCGACTACATCAAAGACATGGTGGGAATCGTCATGAGCGGCATGTTCGTCTGCGCGGTGTTCGGAAAGTTCTGGAAACGCTCTACCTGGCAAGGTGGGGTTGCGGCATTGGTTACGGGATCATGTACCGCTTTAATTCTAATGTTTATCCCAGATTGGAAAGCGATGTTTGGCGGGGTCACCCTTCCCTCAGTGGCGGTGTCGTCGATCTGTTGTGTGGTGGTGAGTCTGATGACACCGGCAAGCACAGTTACTGATGAAGAAGCACTGGCATCCCTGGAAAAAGAGCGGGAAGTGTTTTCAAGCTGA